One window of Inquilinus sp. KBS0705 genomic DNA carries:
- a CDS encoding ferritin-like domain-containing protein — protein sequence MNLFNILDEIEKVDPEVYERLDERRSVIKNIASFGSKVAVAAMPFALGTMFKKAYGQSTSSIVSVLNFALTLEYLEAEYYNQGTAKGVIPSAQQSYIAHITADENKHVTFLKTVISSLGSTPVSKPNIDLSGGNGSGNGPFKTALTDFPTFLAVAQAFEDTGVRAYKGQAPNLLGNKVVLTAALSIHAVEARHASAIRKLRHDLGHSTTTRPYIVSSASLGNDTGIAAVNGNYAGEENVTQGGVNLSSLAATSVVTAAFDEPLAKQAVLDLLVGSFLVG from the coding sequence ATGAATTTATTTAATATATTAGACGAAATAGAAAAAGTTGATCCGGAAGTATACGAGCGTTTAGACGAGCGTCGTTCGGTAATCAAAAATATAGCAAGCTTTGGTTCAAAAGTGGCCGTTGCAGCTATGCCATTTGCTTTAGGTACAATGTTTAAAAAAGCATATGGCCAAAGCACTTCATCAATTGTTAGCGTGTTGAATTTCGCTTTAACATTGGAGTATCTTGAAGCTGAATACTATAATCAGGGTACAGCAAAAGGTGTTATACCAAGCGCACAGCAATCGTACATTGCACACATCACTGCCGATGAGAACAAACACGTTACGTTTCTTAAAACTGTTATCTCATCATTAGGTTCTACACCGGTTTCTAAACCAAACATAGATCTTTCGGGTGGTAATGGCAGCGGAAATGGTCCGTTTAAAACAGCCCTTACAGATTTCCCTACATTTTTAGCAGTAGCGCAAGCATTTGAAGATACAGGTGTACGTGCCTACAAAGGCCAGGCGCCAAACCTATTGGGTAATAAAGTAGTTTTAACTGCTGCACTATCTATCCATGCTGTTGAGGCACGCCATGCTTCGGCTATCCGTAAACTACGCCACGATTTAGGCCATAGTACTACTACCAGGCCTTACATTGTAAGCTCGGCATCATTAGGTAACGATACCGGTATAGCAGCTGTAAACGGCAACTATGCAGGCGAAGAAAACGTTACGCAGGGTGGTGTTAATTTATCATCATTGGCTGCAACAAGCGTGGTTACCGCCGCGTTTGACGAGCCATTAGCAAAACAAGCGGTATTAGATCTTTTAGTAGGTTCATTCCTGGTTGGATAA
- a CDS encoding isopenicillin N synthase family oxygenase — protein MSTVNIPRLDLNTYINGTADERKAFSESIGKAFNETGFVTITNHGLSKQLIDNLYQQVKALFALPDGVKMKYEIPGLAGQRGYTSKNKETAKGFKVPDLKEFWQIGQTVSDDSPQKELYPDNIVVDELPEFNTTTLEVYKKLEWAGIHLLHAIAVYLNLPENYFDDKVQNGNSILRTLHYFPIEDPDALPDDAVRAGAHEDINLITLLIGASADGLELLTRENKWFPVKAYGEDLVVNVGDMLQRLTNNKLKSTTHRVVNPPREQMKFSRFSVPFFLHPKADMDLTSLSSTIDAAHPKVYEDITAGEYLDERLREIGLKK, from the coding sequence ATGAGTACAGTAAATATCCCCCGCCTTGACCTAAACACCTACATTAATGGTACTGCCGATGAGCGAAAGGCTTTTTCGGAAAGTATTGGAAAAGCCTTTAACGAAACCGGTTTTGTTACCATTACCAACCACGGGTTAAGCAAACAACTGATAGACAATTTATACCAACAAGTAAAGGCGCTTTTTGCTTTACCCGATGGTGTAAAAATGAAATACGAGATACCCGGGCTTGCAGGCCAGCGTGGCTACACCAGCAAAAACAAAGAAACTGCCAAGGGCTTTAAAGTGCCCGATCTGAAAGAGTTTTGGCAAATTGGCCAAACCGTTAGCGACGACTCGCCCCAAAAAGAACTATACCCCGATAATATTGTGGTAGACGAGTTGCCCGAATTTAATACAACCACTTTAGAGGTTTATAAAAAGCTGGAATGGGCAGGTATACATTTGCTGCACGCTATAGCTGTTTACTTGAACCTGCCCGAAAACTATTTTGATGATAAGGTGCAAAACGGGAATTCGATACTGCGCACGCTGCATTACTTCCCGATTGAAGACCCTGATGCGCTGCCTGATGATGCTGTACGCGCCGGTGCCCATGAGGATATTAACCTGATCACGTTATTAATAGGTGCCAGTGCCGATGGTTTGGAATTACTTACCCGCGAAAATAAATGGTTTCCCGTAAAAGCTTACGGCGAAGACCTGGTAGTTAACGTAGGCGATATGCTGCAGCGGTTAACTAATAATAAGCTAAAATCTACAACGCATAGAGTGGTTAACCCACCGCGCGAACAAATGAAATTTTCAAGGTTCTCGGTGCCGTTCTTTCTGCATCCAAAAGCCGATATGGACCTAACCAGCTTGTCATCAACAATTGATGCAGCCCACCCTAAGGTTTATGAAGACATTACCGCAGGCGAATACCTGGATGAACGTTTGAGAGAAATAGGATTGAAGAAATAA
- a CDS encoding site-specific integrase has protein sequence MKATNRFNVHFKIRTERMRDGFAPVFLGIVVDGQKSYMSLKNFQADAEHWDRVKGYGRKDTKQGRAINEYLDEVRMTIKSHYRDLELNGNRITCESLKDAFLGNVQEDSPIMFSKLVAFHNEQAMALLSIGTMRHYYVTQRYLIKFYKLKFKKEDIALSLLNYKFIADFEIFLYNHKPADHQKPMDTNGVLKHLVRLKKMVNLAISLSWLDKDPFKGFKMKKKKVEKDFLNEWELDSIEKKTFDIERLAMVRDMFVFCCYTGLSYVDVMNLKPEHIVKGIDAELWIKTFRQKTSIPVNTPLLGQAQEILKNYKNNVRAKVKGTVFPIISNQKVNSYLKEIADVCGIKKNLTFHIARHTFATTITLSNGVPIETVSKMLGHTKIATTQIYARVLEKKVSDDMAMLRNKLG, from the coding sequence ATGAAAGCAACAAACAGATTCAACGTCCATTTCAAAATCAGGACGGAAAGGATGAGAGACGGCTTTGCGCCGGTCTTTTTAGGTATTGTGGTCGACGGGCAGAAAAGCTATATGTCACTCAAAAACTTCCAGGCTGATGCGGAACATTGGGATCGGGTCAAGGGATATGGCCGGAAAGACACCAAACAAGGACGCGCGATCAATGAATACCTGGACGAAGTCCGGATGACCATCAAAAGTCATTACCGGGATTTGGAATTAAATGGGAACCGTATTACATGCGAATCTTTAAAAGATGCTTTTCTCGGGAACGTCCAAGAGGATAGCCCTATCATGTTTTCCAAATTGGTAGCTTTTCACAACGAACAGGCAATGGCCTTATTAAGTATTGGTACGATGAGGCATTATTATGTAACACAGCGTTACCTTATCAAATTCTACAAGTTAAAATTCAAGAAGGAGGATATTGCTCTTTCTCTCCTCAATTACAAATTCATTGCTGACTTCGAAATTTTCTTATACAATCACAAACCAGCCGATCATCAGAAACCAATGGATACCAACGGAGTGCTGAAGCACCTTGTCCGGCTTAAAAAAATGGTAAATCTTGCAATAAGCCTCAGCTGGCTGGATAAGGATCCTTTTAAAGGTTTTAAAATGAAAAAGAAAAAGGTTGAAAAGGATTTTCTCAATGAATGGGAGTTAGACTCCATTGAGAAGAAAACTTTTGACATAGAGCGCCTCGCAATGGTGAGAGATATGTTTGTGTTTTGTTGTTATACAGGCTTATCCTACGTGGATGTGATGAACTTAAAACCGGAACATATTGTAAAAGGCATCGATGCTGAACTATGGATCAAAACTTTTCGACAGAAAACATCTATTCCTGTAAATACGCCATTGCTCGGACAGGCACAGGAGATTTTGAAAAATTACAAAAACAATGTCAGGGCAAAAGTGAAGGGCACTGTATTCCCCATCATCAGCAATCAAAAAGTAAATAGCTACCTAAAGGAAATAGCTGACGTCTGCGGCATTAAAAAGAATTTAACCTTCCATATTGCTCGTCATACATTTGCGACCACCATAACGCTTTCTAATGGGGTTCCTATTGAAACCGTTAGCAAGATGTTAGGACATACAAAAATTGCAACAACACAAATCTACGCCCGAGTGCTGGAGAAGAAAGTAAGCGATGATATGGCCATGCTTCGAAATAAATTGGGTTAG
- a CDS encoding ferritin-like domain-containing protein, whose protein sequence is MKTEINQITGGANMARRSFLRYAGASAATVAVLGAASCKKDKVVIVDGTVDLGKGDIGILNYAYALEQLEAAFYLAVVANPYSGITAMETTYLTDIRDHEVLHRDFFKAALGSNAIPKLEFDLSSVDLSNRTQVLATAKLLEDTGVKAYDGAGYLIESADYLTIAGKIVSVEARHAALIANLITPGSFVASDNVDANGLNASLSIAEVLTAASPFFKTKISARSFNYIP, encoded by the coding sequence ATGAAAACAGAAATTAATCAAATTACAGGCGGGGCAAATATGGCCAGAAGGTCCTTTTTGCGCTATGCCGGTGCCAGTGCCGCTACCGTGGCTGTACTGGGCGCAGCATCTTGCAAAAAAGATAAAGTAGTTATAGTAGACGGTACTGTAGACCTTGGTAAAGGCGATATAGGTATATTAAACTATGCATATGCGCTTGAGCAGTTAGAAGCCGCCTTTTACCTTGCAGTGGTTGCTAACCCATACAGCGGTATCACTGCTATGGAAACCACCTATTTAACAGACATTCGTGACCACGAGGTATTGCACCGCGACTTTTTTAAGGCAGCTTTAGGCAGCAATGCCATACCTAAATTAGAGTTTGATTTAAGCAGTGTAGACTTAAGCAACCGTACACAGGTATTAGCGACCGCTAAATTATTGGAAGATACAGGCGTTAAGGCCTACGACGGTGCAGGTTACTTAATCGAAAGTGCAGATTATCTTACCATTGCCGGTAAAATTGTATCGGTTGAGGCAAGGCACGCAGCATTAATTGCTAACCTGATAACCCCCGGAAGCTTTGTTGCAAGCGACAATGTGGATGCTAACGGCTTAAATGCTTCTTTATCAATTGCAGAAGTACTTACAGCGGCATCGCCGTTCTTCAAGACAAAGATATCTGCACGTAGTTTTAATTACATACCATAA